From the Martelella mediterranea DSM 17316 genome, one window contains:
- a CDS encoding sensor domain-containing diguanylate cyclase, with protein sequence MMSIKLENSSFEQMFELAPIAMWVEDFSGVKCLFDRWRSAGVTDIEAFLRADRSRVAACSRAIRVLQVNRKTLDLFEASDMEQLVSSIDQVFRDDMLESHINELVQLFQGQHSFSSNTVNYTLSGKRLDIQLRGQVLPGHEETLDRILLTTEDVSLREAAHRRERAQALYAQGLFEHSPVSLWVEDFSRIRNLLEDLRSRHIVDLRVFMDVHPDFVRQCLNEIKVIDVNQATLDMFRAADRQTLLQNQHAIFRDDVEEHFREQLIDLWEGRLFHSHEVMNYALDGSERYVLLHFSVLPGHEHDWSLVLVSLTDITARKKAEAYLEYLGRHDVLTKLYNRSYYTEEINRLERKKFRPIGVLIIDLNGLKEANDSLGHDAGDGLLRRLGEVLNEAVSAPHCAARIGGDEFAVLMPGAGENDVKVMVEQIDKLLDINNQFYADAPISVSVGVAICEMGETLESAVRRADLEMYHEKREYYASLPALDRRNRRR encoded by the coding sequence ATGATGAGCATTAAGTTGGAAAACAGCTCTTTTGAACAGATGTTTGAACTCGCGCCCATTGCCATGTGGGTCGAGGATTTCAGTGGCGTCAAATGCCTTTTCGACCGTTGGCGCTCCGCCGGCGTAACGGATATCGAGGCGTTTCTCAGGGCCGACCGTTCGCGCGTTGCCGCGTGTTCCCGGGCGATCCGGGTGCTGCAGGTAAACCGCAAGACGCTTGACCTGTTTGAGGCAAGCGACATGGAGCAACTGGTCTCCAGCATCGATCAGGTGTTTCGCGACGACATGCTGGAAAGCCATATCAACGAGCTGGTCCAGCTATTCCAGGGCCAACATTCCTTTTCCAGCAACACCGTCAACTACACGCTTTCCGGCAAGCGGCTCGATATCCAGCTTCGCGGCCAGGTTCTGCCCGGCCATGAGGAAACGCTGGACCGGATCCTGCTCACCACCGAGGACGTTTCCCTGCGCGAGGCGGCCCATCGGCGCGAACGCGCGCAGGCGCTCTATGCGCAGGGCCTGTTCGAGCATTCCCCGGTCTCATTGTGGGTCGAGGACTTCTCGCGCATCCGCAACCTGCTGGAGGACCTGCGTTCGCGCCACATCGTCGACCTCAGGGTGTTCATGGACGTTCACCCCGATTTCGTGCGCCAATGCCTGAACGAGATCAAGGTGATCGACGTCAACCAGGCCACGCTCGACATGTTCCGCGCCGCCGACAGGCAGACCCTGTTGCAGAACCAGCACGCAATATTCCGCGACGATGTCGAGGAGCATTTCCGCGAACAGCTCATCGACCTGTGGGAAGGCCGGCTGTTCCACAGCCATGAGGTGATGAACTACGCCCTCGACGGCTCCGAGCGTTACGTGCTGCTGCATTTCTCCGTGCTGCCCGGCCACGAGCACGACTGGTCGCTGGTGCTGGTCTCGCTGACCGACATCACCGCGCGCAAGAAGGCCGAGGCCTATCTCGAATATCTCGGCCGTCACGATGTGCTGACCAAGCTCTACAACCGCTCCTACTATACCGAGGAGATCAACCGGCTCGAACGCAAGAAATTCCGGCCGATCGGCGTGCTGATCATCGATCTCAACGGCTTGAAGGAAGCAAATGATTCGCTTGGCCATGATGCCGGCGACGGCCTTTTGCGCCGGCTTGGCGAGGTTTTGAACGAAGCCGTCAGCGCTCCCCATTGCGCCGCCCGTATCGGCGGCGACGAATTTGCCGTCCTCATGCCGGGCGCAGGCGAGAACGACGTCAAGGTCATGGTGGAACAGATCGACAAGCTTCTGGATATCAACAATCAGTTCTACGCCGATGCTCCCATCAGCGTATCGGTCGGGGTGGCGATCTGCGAGATGGGCGAAACCCTCGAATCCGCCGTCCGGCGCGCCGACCTGGAAATGTATCATGAAAAGCGGGAATACTACGCCTCGCTCCCCGCGCTCGACAGGCGCAATCGCAGGCGTTGA
- a CDS encoding AEC family transporter translates to MADILALLFPFFGLIVIGFGAAKIFRHPEEGTAWLNIFIIYAALPALFFKLVSRTPFEQLTRLDFVSIDVAATYSVFLLLFAIGYFWKKNGVRETTIQSFAGSYGNIGYMGPGLALLALGEEAAVPVALIICFENALHFIVAPTVMATAGGGGGRSLVRHILLRALLHPFLVATALGFAVSASGFAVPQAFNRLVDYLAQAAAPCALFAMGVTLALRPVRRVPTEINYIVPAKLILHPLVVYLFMMAHGGFDPLWVKAAVLMAALPTATNVFVIARQYGIWYERASATILISTVASVATLGVLLALISANAIPF, encoded by the coding sequence ATGGCCGATATTCTTGCGCTGCTTTTCCCGTTTTTCGGGCTGATCGTCATCGGCTTCGGCGCGGCGAAGATCTTTCGTCATCCCGAAGAAGGCACCGCCTGGCTCAATATCTTCATCATCTATGCCGCCCTTCCGGCGCTGTTCTTCAAGCTGGTGTCACGCACGCCGTTCGAGCAACTGACCCGGCTCGATTTCGTTTCGATCGACGTTGCCGCGACCTACAGCGTCTTTCTTTTGCTGTTCGCCATCGGCTATTTCTGGAAGAAGAACGGCGTGCGGGAAACCACGATCCAGTCCTTTGCCGGCAGCTATGGCAATATCGGCTATATGGGGCCGGGGCTTGCGTTGCTGGCGCTGGGCGAGGAGGCCGCCGTTCCGGTGGCGCTGATCATCTGTTTCGAAAACGCGCTGCATTTCATTGTCGCGCCGACGGTGATGGCGACGGCCGGCGGCGGGGGAGGACGTTCGCTGGTCCGCCATATTCTGCTGCGGGCCTTGCTTCACCCGTTTCTGGTGGCGACGGCCCTGGGCTTTGCTGTTTCCGCATCCGGCTTCGCCGTGCCGCAGGCCTTCAACCGCCTGGTGGACTACCTTGCCCAGGCGGCAGCGCCCTGCGCGCTGTTTGCCATGGGCGTCACGTTGGCGCTGAGGCCCGTCAGGCGGGTGCCGACGGAAATCAACTATATCGTGCCGGCAAAGCTCATCCTGCACCCGCTGGTGGTCTATCTGTTCATGATGGCGCATGGCGGGTTCGACCCGCTCTGGGTCAAGGCGGCGGTGCTGATGGCCGCGCTTCCGACGGCGACCAACGTTTTCGTCATCGCCCGCCAGTACGGCATCTGGTATGAGCGCGCCTCGGCGACGATCCTGATTTCGACGGTCGCTTCGGTGGCGACGCTCGGCGTGTTGCTGGCGTTGATCAGCGCCAACGCCATTCCGTTCTAG
- a CDS encoding cytochrome c biogenesis CcdA family protein, giving the protein MSIGDISLLSALLAGALSFLSPCVLPLVPPYLCYMAGISVDQLKGGGEAKPASQWAVLLPAFFFTLGFATIFVALGAGASTIGQLLRQYMDILSKVGGVIIILMGLHFLGVLRIPILAREARFHGGGKPASVTGAYIMGLAFAFGWTPCIGPVLGAILAVAATKATVSNGAILLAVYSLGLAVPFWIAAYFSGAFMRFLTRFRKHLGAVEKIMGVLLILTGVAFLFGFIADMAIWFQQTFPVLSRIG; this is encoded by the coding sequence GATATTTCCCTTCTGAGCGCGCTTCTGGCCGGCGCGCTGTCCTTTCTCTCGCCCTGCGTGCTGCCGCTGGTGCCGCCCTATCTCTGCTACATGGCGGGGATTTCGGTCGACCAGTTGAAGGGCGGCGGCGAAGCCAAGCCGGCAAGCCAGTGGGCGGTGCTGCTGCCGGCCTTTTTCTTCACGCTCGGCTTCGCCACGATCTTCGTGGCGCTCGGCGCGGGCGCGTCCACCATCGGGCAGTTGCTGCGCCAGTATATGGATATTCTGAGCAAGGTCGGGGGCGTGATCATCATCCTGATGGGGCTGCATTTTCTCGGCGTGCTCCGGATACCGATTCTTGCGCGCGAGGCGCGGTTTCATGGCGGCGGCAAGCCGGCAAGCGTCACGGGCGCCTATATCATGGGGCTTGCCTTCGCCTTTGGCTGGACGCCCTGCATCGGGCCGGTGCTGGGCGCGATCCTCGCCGTGGCCGCCACCAAGGCGACGGTTTCGAACGGCGCTATCCTGCTGGCGGTTTATTCGCTGGGCCTTGCCGTGCCGTTCTGGATCGCGGCCTATTTCTCCGGCGCCTTCATGCGGTTTCTGACGCGGTTTCGCAAACATCTGGGCGCTGTCGAGAAAATCATGGGCGTGCTGCTGATTCTCACCGGCGTCGCCTTTCTTTTCGGCTTCATTGCCGATATGGCGATCTGGTTTCAGCAGACCTTTCCGGTGCTCTCGCGTATCGGTTAG